In a genomic window of Candidatus Chazhemtobacterium aquaticus:
- the rpsC gene encoding 30S ribosomal protein S3, translated as MGQKINPQGFRTGILYDWKSIWYANKHTYADLVAQDHQIRRFLDEKLKLAGLSQVDIRRSINSIDVYVYVSRPGVVIGRGGANIEELKKDLIKLVNPKGRVHTNVNLHPMEIAQPDLSAKLIASQIAYQLERRYPHRRAKDQAIEKVMNAGAKGIKIVFSGRIGGADIGRQEKYTSGKIPTSTLRADIDFAHVPALTRSGYVGIKVWIYKGEKHTK; from the coding sequence ATGGGACAAAAAATTAATCCACAAGGATTCAGAACCGGCATTCTATACGACTGGAAATCCATTTGGTATGCCAATAAGCACACCTACGCTGATCTTGTCGCTCAAGACCACCAAATTCGTCGCTTTCTTGATGAAAAGCTTAAACTAGCCGGTCTTTCTCAAGTAGATATTCGACGCTCCATCAACTCTATCGACGTCTATGTATACGTATCGCGACCTGGTGTCGTCATCGGACGCGGCGGTGCCAACATTGAAGAATTAAAAAAAGACCTTATTAAGCTAGTCAACCCTAAAGGTCGCGTTCACACCAACGTCAACCTTCATCCAATGGAGATTGCCCAACCAGATCTCTCAGCTAAGCTTATTGCCAGCCAAATTGCCTATCAGCTCGAACGACGCTATCCTCATCGACGTGCCAAAGACCAAGCCATAGAAAAAGTTATGAACGCTGGTGCTAAGGGGATTAAAATCGTCTTCTCAGGCCGTATTGGTGGCGCAGATATTGGCCGGCAGGAAAAATACACCTCCGGCAAGATACCTACCTCCACTCTACGTGCTGACATTGATTTCGCCCACGTTCCCGCTCTTACCCGATCCGGATACGTTGGTATCAAGGTTTGGATCTACAAAGGCGAAAAACACACCAAATAA
- the rplC gene encoding 50S ribosomal protein L3 produces the protein MITEIYTIKSHMTQAFIDGKRVPVTILKLPTQVVSQIKTVDKDGYYSLQLSIDQKNKSPQKSLLTHLKKAKLTKQPKWFREIRLDQEPQLKVGESLPIDKIIAPGDTVSVTGISIGKGFAGVMKRFGFAGGPKTHGQSDRSRAPGSIGRGTTPGRVLPGKKMPGHLGASTAVTKNLTVLAVDLDKNQLSVSGPVPGAKKQLLKLTVTRKGKDTNQPKE, from the coding sequence ATGATTACCGAAATCTACACCATCAAATCTCATATGACTCAAGCCTTCATTGACGGTAAGAGAGTTCCTGTGACCATTCTTAAGCTTCCTACTCAAGTAGTCTCGCAAATAAAAACAGTCGACAAGGATGGATATTACTCGCTCCAGCTGTCGATAGACCAAAAGAACAAATCTCCCCAAAAGTCACTCTTAACTCATCTTAAAAAAGCCAAGCTAACCAAACAGCCAAAATGGTTTCGTGAGATCAGACTAGACCAGGAACCCCAGCTTAAAGTAGGGGAGAGTCTTCCCATTGATAAAATTATTGCCCCTGGAGACACCGTCTCTGTGACTGGCATCTCTATTGGTAAGGGGTTTGCGGGGGTCATGAAGCGTTTTGGCTTTGCTGGTGGCCCCAAGACCCATGGACAATCGGACAGGAGCCGCGCTCCTGGCTCTATTGGTCGTGGTACCACTCCCGGTCGCGTTCTACCTGGTAAAAAAATGCCCGGACACCTCGGTGCCAGTACCGCTGTCACCAAAAACCTAACTGTTCTCGCAGTTGACCTTGATAAAAACCAGTTATCTGTTTCTGGGCCAGTTCCTGGAGCAAAAAAACAACTTCTTAAGCTAACCGTCACCCGCAAAGGAAAAGATACCAATCAACCTAAAGAATAA
- the rpsJ gene encoding 30S ribosomal protein S10 encodes MADKTRIRVRLKSFDHRVIDEAAVKIIQTALATGAQVVGPVPLPTRKKGITVNTSPHTDKNAREHFAILTHKRLIDIVSPTNKTIDSLMHLELPAGVGIEIKM; translated from the coding sequence GTGGCCGACAAAACTCGCATTCGTGTCCGTTTAAAATCTTTTGACCATCGTGTCATAGATGAAGCGGCCGTCAAAATCATCCAGACGGCTCTCGCCACCGGGGCTCAAGTAGTTGGTCCTGTCCCTTTACCGACCCGTAAAAAAGGTATTACCGTCAACACTAGTCCGCACACCGACAAAAATGCTCGTGAGCACTTCGCCATCCTCACTCACAAGCGACTCATTGATATCGTCTCACCTACTAATAAGACGATAGATTCTTTAATGCATCTCGAACTGCCGGCCGGCGTTGGTATCGAGATCAAGATGTAA
- the rplD gene encoding 50S ribosomal protein L4: MSSANLYNHTGKKAAKPITLPKAVFAAKINHQLIAQAVHVFRSNQSQHNSVVQTRGDVSLTTAKVYRQKGTGNARHGAKSAPIFVGGGVAHGPKSAKPARKKLNTKMRRQSLISALTHLAQNQAVSLVADLEKLSPKTKDLHSLLSQILPDPTTKTLILINKPYPNLLQAANNINNLHITRFNHTNIHQITSTHHLILDQEALDPLTLWLTHDKKPLATSASSNISSAKNKSSKTSKSPSTK; this comes from the coding sequence ATGTCATCAGCAAATCTATACAACCATACTGGCAAAAAAGCTGCCAAACCCATCACCCTTCCTAAAGCAGTTTTTGCCGCCAAAATAAATCACCAGCTCATCGCTCAGGCGGTTCACGTCTTTCGTTCTAATCAATCACAGCACAACTCTGTAGTCCAGACCAGAGGCGATGTTTCGTTAACCACCGCCAAAGTCTATCGTCAAAAGGGTACTGGGAATGCTCGTCACGGCGCCAAATCAGCTCCCATTTTTGTTGGTGGAGGTGTTGCTCACGGCCCCAAATCAGCCAAGCCAGCTCGCAAGAAGCTCAACACTAAAATGCGTCGCCAAAGCCTTATTAGTGCCCTTACCCATCTAGCTCAGAATCAAGCAGTCTCCCTTGTTGCCGATCTAGAAAAGCTTTCGCCCAAAACCAAGGATCTCCACAGTCTTCTATCCCAAATCCTTCCTGATCCAACTACTAAGACTCTAATTCTCATCAACAAACCCTACCCCAATCTTCTCCAAGCCGCTAACAACATAAACAATCTTCACATTACTCGTTTTAACCATACCAATATCCACCAGATAACCAGCACCCATCACCTCATCCTCGATCAGGAAGCTCTAGATCCTCTTACTCTGTGGCTGACTCATGATAAAAAGCCACTCGCCACATCAGCATCCTCAAATATATCGTCCGCCAAAAACAAATCATCAAAAACCTCTAAATCACCATCTACTAAATAA
- the rpsS gene encoding 30S ribosomal protein S19: MSRSNKKGPYVDEKLLKKVSAQKQSAKKESIKTWARDSQIPPEFVGHTFLVHNGKIFHEVFVTEAMVGHRLGEFSPTRTFHGHGKMTKRVISKT; encoded by the coding sequence ATGAGCCGTAGTAATAAAAAAGGACCATATGTTGACGAGAAGCTGCTCAAAAAAGTTAGCGCTCAAAAACAATCTGCTAAAAAAGAATCGATAAAAACCTGGGCCCGAGACAGTCAAATTCCGCCAGAATTTGTTGGTCACACCTTTTTAGTTCACAATGGCAAGATCTTTCACGAAGTCTTCGTGACCGAAGCCATGGTAGGTCACCGGCTCGGTGAATTCTCACCCACTCGGACTTTCCATGGACACGGTAAGATGACCAAACGAGTTATCAGTAAAACTTAA
- the rplB gene encoding 50S ribosomal protein L2: MASEYYKPTTPGVRHRTRSKQKLSKTKLIKKLRRINKNYAGRNNSGKITIRHRGGRQKRFLRLIDFKRDAFEIPAKVNTIEYDPNRSANIALLHYQNGDKRYIIAPDGLKIGQTVISSKENAEIEPGNTLPLNKIPVGTPIHNLELTPGKGGQIIRSAGAAAYIQDKEDRFVSIKLPSGETRRFPAISMATIGQVSNPDHKNRKLGKAGRRRLMGWRPSVRGVAMHPGAHPHGGGEGRSGIGMNSPKSPWGKRTLGKKTRKVKKYSTKDIIKDRRSKK, encoded by the coding sequence ATGGCCTCAGAATACTACAAACCCACCACCCCAGGAGTTCGTCACCGCACTCGCTCTAAGCAAAAACTTTCCAAGACAAAACTTATCAAAAAACTCCGTCGGATCAACAAAAACTATGCTGGACGCAATAATTCTGGTAAAATTACTATCCGACACCGAGGCGGTCGTCAAAAACGCTTTTTGCGTCTCATAGATTTTAAGCGAGACGCCTTCGAGATACCCGCTAAAGTAAATACGATTGAGTATGATCCCAATCGTTCGGCCAATATTGCCCTTCTACATTACCAAAATGGCGACAAACGCTACATTATTGCCCCTGACGGATTAAAGATAGGTCAAACCGTTATTTCGAGCAAGGAAAATGCCGAAATTGAACCGGGTAACACATTACCTCTAAATAAAATCCCGGTTGGCACCCCAATTCACAACCTCGAACTAACCCCTGGAAAAGGAGGCCAGATTATCCGTTCAGCTGGAGCCGCTGCCTATATTCAAGACAAAGAAGACCGATTTGTCAGCATCAAGCTTCCTTCAGGTGAAACCCGCCGTTTCCCCGCCATTTCCATGGCCACCATTGGTCAGGTAAGTAATCCAGACCACAAAAACCGAAAACTCGGTAAAGCTGGTCGACGCCGCCTCATGGGTTGGCGCCCTTCAGTCCGTGGTGTTGCCATGCATCCAGGCGCACACCCACATGGTGGAGGAGAAGGTCGCTCTGGTATTGGTATGAACTCACCCAAGAGTCCTTGGGGCAAGCGAACACTAGGTAAAAAAACCCGTAAAGTTAAAAAATACTCAACAAAGGATATTATTAAAGACCGTCGGTCTAAAAAATAA
- the rplN gene encoding 50S ribosomal protein L14, with the protein MVQLRSILKVADNTGAKRLRLILVHGGSKRRFGHVGDIITASVTQADPNSAVKKGQMVKAVIVRSRKETGRPDGTYIRFDDNAAVIIENPTTKAPIGTRVFGAIAREVKDNGFNKIASLAPEVL; encoded by the coding sequence ATGGTTCAACTAAGAAGCATTCTCAAAGTAGCAGACAACACCGGCGCCAAACGACTTCGCTTAATTCTTGTTCACGGAGGTTCAAAACGACGTTTTGGACATGTCGGTGACATCATCACTGCCTCGGTCACTCAAGCCGACCCAAACTCTGCTGTCAAAAAAGGCCAAATGGTCAAGGCAGTTATAGTCCGCTCTCGAAAAGAAACAGGCCGTCCTGATGGAACTTATATTCGTTTTGACGACAACGCAGCCGTCATTATTGAAAATCCCACCACCAAAGCTCCTATTGGAACCAGAGTTTTTGGTGCCATAGCTCGTGAAGTCAAGGATAATGGATTTAATAAAATTGCATCTTTAGCACCCGAAGTGCTCTAA
- the tuf gene encoding elongation factor Tu: MATFDRSKPHVNIGTIGHVDHGKTTLTAAITQTLSKDGLAQAMAFDQIDNSPEEKQRGVTINISHVEYETKNRHYAHIDAPGHADYIKNMITGAAQMDGAILVIAATDGPMPQTKEHLLLAKQVNVPKLVVALNKVDAVSDPELLDLVEMEIKELLAKYEYEEDTPVVRVSALKALEGDAEAQAGINKLMEAVDTWIPTPERELDKPFLMPVEDVFSIKGRGTVVTGRIERGQIKIGDEIEIIGIKDTKKTVVTGIEMFHKQLESGQAGDNAGVLLRGVEKDDIERGQVLAKPGSVTPHAEFEAEAIILSKEEGGRHTPLFTGYKPQFYVRTTDVTGELTLPEGVEMVMPGDSTKMTVKLITPVAMEEGLRFAIREGGKTVGAGVITKIIK; the protein is encoded by the coding sequence ATGGCTACATTTGATCGAAGCAAACCTCACGTTAACATTGGCACCATTGGTCATGTCGACCATGGTAAAACCACCCTTACCGCCGCTATTACCCAAACACTTTCAAAAGATGGTCTGGCTCAAGCTATGGCCTTCGACCAAATTGACAACTCACCTGAAGAAAAACAGCGTGGTGTTACTATCAACATTTCCCACGTTGAGTATGAAACCAAGAATCGCCATTATGCTCACATTGACGCTCCTGGTCACGCTGACTATATCAAGAACATGATTACTGGAGCTGCTCAAATGGACGGAGCCATTCTCGTTATTGCTGCCACTGATGGTCCTATGCCTCAAACCAAAGAGCACCTTCTTTTGGCCAAGCAAGTTAATGTTCCCAAGTTGGTCGTTGCTTTAAACAAAGTTGACGCAGTTTCTGACCCAGAACTTCTTGATCTGGTCGAAATGGAAATCAAAGAACTTCTCGCCAAATATGAATATGAAGAGGACACTCCTGTAGTTAGAGTCTCCGCCCTCAAGGCTTTAGAAGGCGACGCAGAAGCTCAAGCAGGTATTAACAAACTTATGGAAGCTGTTGACACCTGGATCCCCACCCCTGAACGTGAACTAGACAAGCCTTTCTTAATGCCTGTTGAGGACGTTTTCTCCATCAAAGGTCGTGGCACTGTTGTTACCGGTCGTATTGAGCGTGGTCAAATCAAAATTGGCGACGAAATCGAGATCATTGGTATCAAAGATACTAAGAAAACAGTCGTTACCGGAATTGAAATGTTCCATAAACAACTTGAATCCGGTCAGGCTGGAGACAACGCCGGCGTTCTTCTTCGCGGTGTTGAAAAAGACGACATTGAGCGAGGCCAAGTTCTTGCCAAACCAGGATCTGTTACCCCTCACGCCGAATTTGAGGCTGAAGCTATTATCCTAAGCAAAGAAGAAGGCGGTCGTCACACACCCCTATTCACTGGCTATAAACCTCAATTCTATGTCCGCACCACCGATGTTACTGGAGAGCTTACCCTTCCCGAAGGTGTTGAGATGGTCATGCCAGGAGACAGTACCAAGATGACCGTCAAGCTCATCACCCCCGTTGCTATGGAAGAGGGCTTAAGGTTTGCCATCCGCGAGGGAGGAAAAACCGTTGGTGCTGGTGTCATCACCAAGATCATTAAGTAA
- the rplW gene encoding 50S ribosomal protein L23, giving the protein MIIKKPLITEKTLKETALNRYTFLVDPQATKGQIKSEVESLFKVNVVGVKTSLYKPRRFRSARTGHYRQSRSYKKAIVELKPKQSIKYFETK; this is encoded by the coding sequence ATGATAATCAAAAAACCACTTATCACTGAAAAAACTCTAAAAGAAACGGCCCTCAACCGTTACACTTTCTTAGTTGACCCACAAGCCACAAAAGGCCAAATTAAATCAGAAGTAGAGTCTCTGTTCAAGGTCAATGTGGTTGGTGTCAAAACCTCACTTTATAAGCCACGCCGTTTTCGTTCCGCTAGAACTGGCCACTACCGCCAGTCTCGATCCTACAAAAAGGCTATTGTTGAGCTAAAACCCAAGCAATCTATTAAATACTTCGAAACAAAATAA
- the rplV gene encoding 50S ribosomal protein L22: MIITATQRQISVTPRKMRMMATAVKNLKPQEAVNQLKYLNYSAAKPLSKVIKQAIANATNNHKINPDSLKIKEIVVNQGWTLKRWHAGARGRGKPYTRRRSHVTIKLENASASTPNTSSSKKASITNPETSKTSKKLDSKLSDTSKKTLKKKTTTRPSSKKTLKQSTSNQK; this comes from the coding sequence ATGATTATTACAGCTACCCAACGACAAATCTCTGTCACTCCTCGTAAAATGAGGATGATGGCTACTGCTGTCAAAAATCTCAAGCCCCAAGAAGCAGTTAATCAGCTTAAATATTTAAACTACTCAGCTGCTAAACCTCTAAGCAAAGTAATTAAACAGGCCATTGCTAATGCTACCAATAATCACAAAATCAATCCTGACTCACTTAAAATAAAAGAGATTGTTGTTAACCAGGGTTGGACTCTCAAACGCTGGCACGCCGGAGCACGTGGACGTGGTAAGCCCTATACTCGACGCCGCTCTCACGTCACCATCAAGCTTGAAAATGCCTCTGCCTCGACACCAAACACCTCCTCATCAAAGAAAGCTTCAATTACCAACCCAGAAACATCTAAAACATCTAAAAAATTAGACTCTAAATTATCTGACACATCCAAAAAAACCCTTAAGAAAAAAACGACCACCAGGCCATCATCTAAAAAAACTCTTAAGCAATCAACAAGTAATCAAAAATAA
- the rpsQ gene encoding 30S ribosomal protein S17: MKTFIGTVKSAKMDKTVVVEVVTFRQHPLYLKRYKFTKRFLAHDPLGAKEGDKVQIKESRPISRRKHWQISQIIN, from the coding sequence ATGAAAACCTTCATCGGAACCGTCAAATCAGCCAAAATGGACAAAACTGTTGTTGTTGAGGTTGTCACCTTTCGCCAACACCCACTTTACCTTAAGCGTTACAAGTTCACTAAGCGCTTCCTTGCTCATGATCCGCTTGGCGCCAAAGAAGGAGATAAAGTTCAAATTAAAGAATCACGACCTATTAGTCGCCGTAAACATTGGCAGATATCTCAAATCATCAACTAA
- the rplP gene encoding 50S ribosomal protein L16, which yields MLQPRKRKYRKEFRGTMKGFSQRGNYVAYGEFGLKALDRAWITARQIEAARRAISHHTKRAGKTFIRIFPHKPITDRPAGSRMGSGKGDISQYVAVITPGRVLFELAGVDEATANKALKSAANKLPIKTKIIAR from the coding sequence ATGCTACAACCAAGAAAACGTAAATACCGCAAAGAATTCAGAGGAACCATGAAAGGGTTCTCACAACGAGGTAACTATGTCGCTTATGGGGAATTTGGTCTCAAAGCTCTCGACCGTGCTTGGATTACTGCCCGTCAAATTGAAGCTGCCAGACGAGCCATCTCTCACCATACCAAACGCGCAGGTAAAACGTTTATTCGCATCTTTCCTCACAAACCCATCACAGATCGCCCTGCCGGATCGCGTATGGGTAGCGGAAAAGGTGACATTAGCCAGTACGTCGCCGTTATTACTCCAGGCCGAGTCCTTTTTGAACTAGCCGGAGTGGATGAAGCTACTGCTAACAAAGCTCTCAAAAGTGCCGCTAACAAACTACCTATTAAAACCAAAATTATCGCTCGTTAA